One segment of Clavelina lepadiformis chromosome 2, kaClaLepa1.1, whole genome shotgun sequence DNA contains the following:
- the LOC143446163 gene encoding chondroitin sulfate synthase 3-like: MFESRKRTAGNVVNKKGNIVNCSIISTKSGIRLLKEELESFEKDLLMCKLLASECRGMAKCIPRRLYLASIFWTMLKFFVGLSFGYLIGMFVFNSFATRCKNSVQEYSYPHTPAFFKQRTNERESSIYIGIMSTEERLSTRIAASLSTWINHTDVTVEIFAGNKGTFDPKSNYVIGYLDGVRVIQLPGLNDHDYPPTKKFYSMLKFMHSFRINKYDWFVRLDDDAYANGQKLRRFLNRVNSSQPWYIGQPGFGKSKEDLIEWGKSFCLGGPGAIFSRSLLLKLGPHLGHCLQNLYTIHDDIEISRCIYEVAGIDCTTALDGKRLFYQNYNLGGSLSSYGENIKEITGESLDDGIIFHANKDPTYQYFFQKMVQQRKLEALILKAIRFEKEKEALDLEKERRRQLTWNAILGNGFYYERQRVRSKKTKLFSRILEHLAYQMKLKYGKQKHYTNRELISLNITLMNVYHSVDPTSSNDFPSTVLATLKNRRKQEVFLSMLGRQFFPRSIAFSRVMNDRSKTRVNFLMALSGRINTFKMFLKHFETAILKTDQNVNLFISLFFDDVTEQQWTTKYYNSNQDKSTFEEQITKMVKNTNRSYQHSRIEVVYVTRDVFSRGLGLQKASQFVVDDNEILFFCDVDLIFKPGLLERLRKNTVKGNQVYYPTFFSQHDPKLTNFEEKSDKPFFSFDEENGFWREFSYGMFSIYKSDFSQTKGFDLNIQGWGLEDEIMVKNIIKNGLNVFKSRDPGIFHVYHDKACTKLLSPLQYNNCQRSKASHYGSLKHLYDLWLRNGKKSE; this comes from the exons ATGTTTGAGAGCCGTAAACGCACCGCGGGAAACGTTGTAAATAAAAAGGGAAACATCGTAAACTGTTCCATCATTTCAACCAAATCAGGAATAAGACTTCTAAAAGAAG AGCTGGAATCCTTTGAAAAGGACTTGCTAATGTGCAAACTTCTAGCTTCAGAGTGTAGAGGAATGGCTAAGTGCATCCCACGGCGGCTGTATTTGGCAAGCATCTTTTGGACAAT GTTGAAGTTTTTTGTCGGACTCAGTTTTGGATATTTAATTGGAATGTTCGTCTTTAATTCATTTGCTACTCGGTGTAAAAATTCTGTTCAGGAATATAGCTATCCACATACTCCTGCGTTTTTTAAACAACGCACAAACGAAAGAGAAAGTAGCATATACATTG GAATTATGTCAACTGAGGAAAGATTATCAACACGCATTGCTGCTTCACTCTCTACTTGGATAAATCACACTGATGTGACTGTGGAAATATTTGCGGGGAACAAGGGAACATTTGATCCGAAGTCAAATTACGTCATCGGCTACTTGGATGGAGTCCGAGTCATTCAGCTACCGGGGTTGAACGATCACGATTACCCGCCGACGAAGAAGTTTTATTCGATGCTAAAGTTCATGCACAGCTTCCGTATCAATAA GTACGACTGGTTTGTACGTTTGGACGACGATGCTTACGCAAACGGTCAAAAGCTGAGGAGATTTTTAAATCGAGTCAACTCATCTCAACCGTGGTACATTGGACAGCCTGGGTTCGGGAAAAGTAAAGAAGATTTAATCGAGTGGGGAAAAAGTTTCTGCTTG gGTGGTCCTGGTGCTATTTTTTCAAGGTCATTACTATTGAAACTTGGACCTCATCTTGGCcattgtttacaaaatttgtaCACCATACATGATGACATTGAAATAAGCCGTTGCATTTATGAAGTGGCTGGCATTGACTGCACAACCGCATTGGATGGAAAAAGGCTCTTTTATCAAAACTATAATCTTGGTGGCTCTTTGTCATCCTATGGAGAAAACATCAAGGAAATTACTGGAGAAAGTCTTG ACGATGGCATAATCTTTCATGCCAACAAAGACCCGACTTACCAGTATTTTTTCCAGAAAATGGTGCAACAACGAAAGTTGGAGGCTCTTATACTAAAAGCAATACGATTCGAAAAAGAAAAGGAAGCACTTGATTTAGAAAAG GAACGTAGAAGGCAACTAACATGGAATGCAATACTTGGAAATGGATTTTATTACGAAAGACAACGTGTACGTTCCAAGAAAACAAAGTTATTTTCACGGATACTAGAACATTTAGCCTATCAAATGAAGTTGAAATATGGCAAACAAAAACACTATACCAACAGAGAATTAATATCCCTAAATATTACCTTAATGAACGTTTATCATTCGGTTGATCCTACAAGTTCAAACGACTTCCCGAGTACGGTTCTTGCAACATTGAAAAACAGAAGAAAGCAAGAGGTTTTTCTGTCGATGCTGGGTAGGCAATTCTTTCCAAGAAGTATTGCATTTTCAAGAGTGATGAACGATCGTTCTAAAACAAGGGTCAATTTTTTGATGGCTCTGAGTGGAAGAATAAATACTTTTAAGATGTTCCTAAAGCATTTTGAAACCGCAATTCTGAAAACTGATCAAAACGTTAATCTTTTTATCTCGCTTTTCTTCGATGATGTAACTGAACAGCAATGGACAACCAAATATTATAACTCAAATCAAGATAAATCCACCTTCGAGGAGCAAATCacaaaaatggtgaaaaataccAACCGGTCTTACCAACATTCTAGAATAGAAGTTGTGTACGTCACCAGAGACGTGTTTTCTCGAGGACTTGGCTTGCAAAAGGCTTCTCAGTTTGTAGTAGATGACAAcgaaattttattcttttgcgACGTAGATCTTATTTTTAAGCCTGGGCTTTTAGAACGCTTGCGCAAAAATACTGTGAAAGGAAATCAAGTTTATTATCCGACATTTTTCAGCCAACATGATCCAAAGTTAACaaactttgaagaaaaaagtGATAAACCATTTTTTAGTTTCGATGAAGAGAATGGATTTTGGAGAGAGTTTAGTTACGGCATGTTTTCTATTTATAAAAGCgatttttcacaaacaaaaGGATTTGATCTGAATATTCAAGGCTGGGGTTTGGAGGACGAAATAATG gtgaaaaatattataaaaaatggACTCAACGTTTTCAAAAGCAGGGACCCAGGAATATTTCATGTATACCATGACAAAGCTTGCACTAAATTATTAAGTCCTCTTCAGTACAATAACTGCCAAAGATCGAAAGCGTCTCATTACGGatctttaaaacatttgtatgATCTGTGGCTTCGTAACGGGAAAAAATCTGAGTAA